CAACATCGTCACCGGCAATGTACTCTATGAGGCCGCGGGCAGTCCCTTCGCGAACCGCGTCAGCGCCTTGCTAATCCAGACGACGAACCCGAACTCCGTCGAGGGCGAGGGCTTTGTCAGCCGTGACAACGGGCGGCGGATCTATTTTCCCAAGGGCGTGACGGATCCGAACGGCGGCGCGTTCATCGGCCGCATCGGCGATGTCTGCCTGCCGGAGGGTACCGGCGGCATCTGGACCAAGGACGGCGATGACGGCGGCCCGACGGGATGGATCGAGGTGGGGTCTGCGAGCCAATCCTGGACGAACTCAACCCGCCCTCTTGCGTCGGATATGCAGAACAAGGGCGGCTTCAACAGCGAGACGGGTCGTCCCGAATGGTCGGACGGGGAATTTTGGTACAACGCCAATGGCATCCCCATCGGCACCGGCATCCCGATCGATTACAACTATGGGATTGCCCAGTACCAGGAGAACGGCGCGGGCGTGACGTTCTCGTCGCGCAACAGCTTCTCCCGAAGCGGCTCCGCATCACTGCGTTCTCCGTTCCCTAGCACCGAGATCACCGATTTCAGCTCGTCCCAGCCGCGCATTGACCAGCGCGGCATCATGATCGCGACCCGGCAGATCACCAACTACTTCCTGAATAGCTCCGCACCCGAGACGCAGACTATATCCCTGGCGGCCGGGTCATATTCACTGGACGTGGTCGGATCTGGACAGGCGACGCTTTCAGGCGGTCCGACGGGGACCGCCATGGACGGCTCCCCAGTCGCCTTCACTCTCGCGAGCACGACGAGCGTGACGGTGACGATCTCCGGCAACCCGGTGCACGTCAATCTCTGCAACGTGCCGTCTGGTGTCGTGACCTCGGGCGTTTTCTCAACCGACCCGATCAAGACGTCGGCTTCTGCGCTTCAGCGTGGCCAGGAAGCGCTGAGCATCGACATTAGCGACCTCGATGTGACTTCCTTCACGGCTATTCTGATCGCGCGAACGGCGCCGTTCCGGCGCGGTACCGGGACTTACCTTTCGATCGCGGATGCGACGGGTGCGAACCGGCTGGATATCCGCAATTCGACGGCAAATGCCATCCTCGCGATTGGCCAGGCTGGCGGCTCCCAGGTCACTGGATATCCGAACGTCACCTTCCCCGGGGTGAACACCCGGTTCTGCCTTGCGGCCTCGCTTAACGGCGCGACCGCGCGGGTTTCGATCAACGGTCTAGCTGCGCAAGTCGGCAACCTGTCAGCGGCGCCGATCGCGCCTTTCACGCGCATTGTCGTCGGCTCCCAGCCGGGGGCGCTCAACCAGGCTGATGCCTTCATCGAGCGCATCATCCTGATCCGCTCCGCGGTCGCGGCGGCGAAGCTGCAAATGTACTCGCAGCTCTCGACATGGGACGTCTGAGGCGCGGGCCGCCTCTCTTTCCGGAGACATCAATGAAATCCTTCCTTCTCGTGGTGGCGCTCGCCACCACGCTTGGCGCGTGCGCGTCTGCGTCTTCGGACTGGGGCGCCATTACTCACGCCACCAAGCAAACCGTTGAGCGCACTCAATGAGTCGCGCCGCATTCTACAGCGCCGTGCGCAAACGGCCGTTCGGGGGCGCGCTGGTGCAGAGCCAGGTCGACGGGATGGAAACCATCCTCGACGCCTGGAATGGCTTGGCCATCAGCGACGATCGCCGTTGGCTGGCCTACATGCTGGCCACGACCTTCCACGAGACGGCAGCGACCATGCAGCCGATCCGCGAGAGGGGAGGGTCTGCGTATTTCACGCGGATGTACGACATCCGCGGTGAGCGGCCCCGCGTAGCGACGGAGCTCGGCAACTCCCGGCCGGGGGATGGCGCGCTCTACCATGGGCGCGGATACGTTCAACTGACAGGCCGTCGCAACTACGCTCGCGCGTCCGACGTCGTTCAGTACGACCTTCTGGCCGATCCCGATGCCGCGATGCGCGCGGACATTGCTACAGCCATCATGTTTGCCGGCATGCGAGACGGCTGGTTCACCGGTAAGCGGCTCGCCGACTACTTCAGCCGAACCAAGGACGATCCCGCGAACGCGCGTCGAATCATCAATGGCACTGACAAGGCTCAGATGATCGCCGGCTATCACCGCGACTTCCTGGCGGCGCTCGGCAATGGCTGACGATATCGCTCGCGTTGCCAAGGACAACTGGAAGATCCGGCGGCGCGTCGTTTTCGGCGCGCTCGGCTACATCGCCATCATGCTCGCCTTCATCGTCCTCGTGGGCACGGACAGTGCCCTGTTTGGGCAGGTCGCCGTTGGCCTGATCGGGGCGGCCGTTGCCATCATCGGCTCGTACGTCTTCGGAGCCGTTTGGGATGACAACGGCAAGCGCCGGCTCATGGCCGAGCGCGACGAGCCGGAAGACAGTGAACCCCGCCGCTGGAGGAGGTTCAAGATATGAAATGGATAGCCGCACTGCTGGGCACCAGCCCGGCAGTGCTCTACGTGGCGCTCGCCCTGGCCGTCGGCGTGCCCGCGGCCTTCTGGACCTACGGCGCCTGGCAATATCGCTCTGGCCGCTCGGTGGGCAAGGCGGAGGTGACACTTGCCGTTGAGCGCGCCACCGCCGCGGAACGCGAGCGCCAGTGGATCGCCAATGAGGCGGCCCAAGCCGTGGCCCGCGAACAGGTCGAGCGCCTCACCAAGAGCCGCGACCGACTCCAATCCCTCCTGAAGGAAATCGCCGATGCGGCAGATCAAGATCCTCTGCGCGATGCTTGCGGTGTTGGCGCTGACAGCAGCATGCGGCTCGACAAAATTCGTCGCCCAGCCGCCGGTCCTAAGACCTCCTCCCGCTGAACTGGAGAAGGACTGCGCCGACACCGTCTCTTTGCCCAAGCGTAGGCTCGCACAGCACGAAGTCGAGCGCCTTTGGGGGCAGGACCGCGCCAACCTTGTCGAGTGCGGGGAGGGCAAGGCCGCCCTGCGCGACTTCTACCGGGACAGGGATACGCGCCTGTCCCCGAAAGCTTCATGATGGAATTTTCTTTCCTATTCGGGGCCGTCTCGGCCTGCGTGGCCGTTGTTGGCGCGATCGCCGCTGCGCTGCGCCATCAGCACAACCAGATCCGAGCGGTGCAACAGGACGCGGCACACGAGATCGACGCCATTCGGGAGCAGGTGACCGCAACACGCCGGGCGCTGACCGAATTTCAGGTCGAAGTCGCCAAGAACTACACGACCAACAGCGTCATTCAGCAGGTCGAGGACAGGCTTGTCGCCGCGATCAACCGCATCGGCGACCGCCTCGATCAAGCCTTCGACAAGCTCGCATCCCGACAGTAACGGAGGGCCTTATGCGCAAGCCCCTATATCGTGCGGCTCAGATCTTCGGCGCCGCGTGCGCTGCCGTGCTCATCCTCGCCCTTCTCGCTTTCTCCGCCCCCGCTCATGCCCCGGCACCTACGGCCGGCGCGGTCGTCTATCTTGGTGACACGCATGGCCACGGGTCGGGCGTTCACATCGGCGACGGCTACATCCTCACGGCCGCGCACGTTGTGCGCTCCGAAAAGACGATGCCCGTTGTTACGGATGACGGGACTACGGTCGAGGGTGCCGTGCTTTGGGCGAGCCCCGAATACGACGTGGCCCTCATCCGCGCGCCTGTGAATGCGAAGGCGGCACCGCTCGCCTGCCGCGAGGCGAAGGTTGGCGAAGAGATCCGCGCCTCCGGCAACCCGTATGACCAGAAGTTCGTCACGGCTCGAGGCCACGTAAGCGGAGCCGCTCGCGAATACGAGCCGTGGAAACGCGTGCTCGTGATCGACACGACGATGGTTCACGGTATGAGCGGTGGCCCGACCTTTGACATGCAGGGCAACGTCGTCGGGATCAATGTCGGTGTAATGGTCGTGAGCCAGGGCATGGCGTCTTATGTCGCCAGCTTCGGCTACATCGTGCCCGGCTCGACCGTCTGCATGCTCATGGGTCGGGAGGATTGATGCAAGCGCCCGTCACTGATGAACAAGCCAGAGAGGCAGCTGAGGCTTTGGCCGCTTACGGTTCGCAGGTGAAAGCCGCGAGGGCGCTAGGAATCGCCCGTTCCACGTTCCAGAATCGGCTTGCCAAAGGCAGCGTCCCAACTCCCGTGTCTACCGCCGCAACCCCTGCCGAGCTCGTGGCGGCCGATCGCAAGATCGT
This portion of the Chelatococcus sp. YT9 genome encodes:
- a CDS encoding glycoside hydrolase family 19 protein gives rise to the protein MSRAAFYSAVRKRPFGGALVQSQVDGMETILDAWNGLAISDDRRWLAYMLATTFHETAATMQPIRERGGSAYFTRMYDIRGERPRVATELGNSRPGDGALYHGRGYVQLTGRRNYARASDVVQYDLLADPDAAMRADIATAIMFAGMRDGWFTGKRLADYFSRTKDDPANARRIINGTDKAQMIAGYHRDFLAALGNG
- a CDS encoding serine protease yields the protein MRKPLYRAAQIFGAACAAVLILALLAFSAPAHAPAPTAGAVVYLGDTHGHGSGVHIGDGYILTAAHVVRSEKTMPVVTDDGTTVEGAVLWASPEYDVALIRAPVNAKAAPLACREAKVGEEIRASGNPYDQKFVTARGHVSGAAREYEPWKRVLVIDTTMVHGMSGGPTFDMQGNVVGINVGVMVVSQGMASYVASFGYIVPGSTVCMLMGRED